GCTACACCGGGGTCTGCTTGAAGCCCTGGCAGTTCAGCTGCTGGAACAAGAACGACCCGAACTTTCCGTTCCTCAGTGGGGCAAGGCCGATTCCGTCCCGCGAGTTCGCGCAGGCGCGCATCGCCGCTGACCATGTGGTCGATGGCAAGCAACCAGACCCCACCGGCGGGGCGACTCACTACTACGCAACGACGATGCCGAAGCCGCCAGCCTGGAGCATTGCCGCGAAGCAAACGCTCCGGCTGGGGCATCATATTTTTTTCAGCGAGGTGAAGTAAGACACTGCACTTTAAGCGACGAGTCATCGCGAGGTCGGACCATCAGCGTCAGCTACCTAACACTTCGACTGAACAGGATTCTACGGTAACCAGAGTGCGCTCAGTTGGATGAAGCATGACCTTCACTTTTTATAGGATTTATAGGATTCGAGAACTTCTTGAAGATATTTCATCTTGTTCATGAGCCCCATTAAGTCAGCACCAAATTGATACGGCAGATCGTGTGTCACGATGGTCAGCCCAGTACTGTGCTTAAACGCGATTGCTACTACCTCCTCTCCTTTGAGATTTACGTAACCGGCATATGCGACCGGATTCATTATGGTCACGTATTTTTTCTGCGTAGTCCCATATGTGTCGAAAAATCCAGCAGCGGCAGCAGTTGTGCCATTTACAACTTCAATCGGCTCACCAGAATCATTGGATCTGATCGCTGCATCTAACACCAGATGGGATTTTTTAGTCTCTCGCGCGGACCACGACCGCGCGTAGAGCATGAAAAATACCAACAAAGCTACGATAATCAAAATTACTAAAAACATTGCCCAATCCTTATGATTTCAATCCAATTCGGTAACCGCAACCCTAAGATCTCTAGCAGGCTAATCGACCATGCATCAGGCGCCAAGTTCCGCCCCCCCCCCTAGCGGTTTCGCTCCTAGCGAACTAGCTTGACGATCTTCGTAACTATAGGACGCTAATGGCTAGCAATACCGGGATCATCAAGCATGAGAACGGCGGCAATCCTTATTCGCCAGGAGTTATTGCTGACGGCGTTCGTCGGGCGTTGGCCTGAGTGCGAAGAAATCCCATCCGCCAGCGGCGGTTGGATACCTCATCCGATGGAGGATGTTGTCCGTCCACCAATGGTGTTTGGGGTGTCCAGCAATCTTTGGAGACCCGGCCTGCAATGCAGGTTGGATGGGTAGCCGGATTGATTCCTCCCCAATACGCAACCGTAAGCGATTGATTTTATTGGAGCGCCAAGCAACAAAAAAGGCCGGGGTTTAATCGGCCTTTTCGAGCTTAATTATTTGATTTACATGGGAAATTTAGCATTGAGTGCGGCATCCCAGGCTTTGATTCCGTAAAGGTGCAACTTGTTGATTTCATCAGCCACGAGCTTGCCCCTTTGGAACGGTGCGAGAAAAAACGGTGACGGATTATGCCATGGACCAGCGGGTTCGGCTGCGACAGGTTGACGTGTTTATTGCAACTTGTCGCCGAAACGCTTGCAATTTGCCTCCGGGAAGAGGCCGCGCGCAGTGTAGGCAGTGTAGGCAGTGGATATTGCAGTTGTGTGATGTGGGTCGTGTCCGGCTTCGCGCCATCTCAAATATCGCGTCAACCCGTAGGACCGGCTGTAGGACCTACGGACGATCGATAAGCCTTGTTGACTTAGCGGGTAATAAAATCGCGAATCCGCTCTGCGGCTTCAATGCACTCGGCCAGCGGCGCTACCAGCGCCATACGCACGCGACCGGCGCCTGGGTTGAAACCGTCCACTTCCCGCGACAGATAGGAACCCGGCACCACAGTCACATGTTGCTCGACGAACAGGTCGCGGCAGAATACGGCGTCATCGGTGCCGACATTCGGCCACAGATAGAAGCCGCCGTCCGGACGCTGGACGTCCATGACCGGCGCGAGGATTGCCAGCACGGCGTCGAATTTCTCCCGATACAGCGCGCGATTGGCACGCACGTGTTCTTCGTCATTCCAGGCGGCGATGCTTGCCAGTTGCGTTTGCACCGGCATCGCGCAGCCGTGGTAAGTGCGGTACAGCAGGAAAGCCTTGAGGATTTCCGCATCACCGGCAACAAAGCCGGAACGCAGGCCCGGCAGGTTCGAGCGTTTGGACAGGCTATGGAACACCACGCAGCGTTTGAAATCCTGACGACCCAACGCCACGCATGCGCTGAGCAAGCCGGCTGGCGGGGTTTGTTCGTCGAAATACAGCTCGCTATAGCATTCATCGGCGGCGATCACGAAGTCATATTCGTCAGCCAGGGCGATGAGCTTTTTCAGGGTTTCCAGTGGAATCAGCGCGCCGGTGGGGTTGCCGGGTGAGCACAGGAACAGAATCTGGCAGCGTTTCCAGACATCGGCCGAGACTGCGTCGAAATCCGGGTTGAATCCGTTCTCGCTCAGGCACGGCAGGTAGTGCGGCTGCGCACCGGCCAGAAATGCTGCGCCTTCGTAGATCTGATAAAACGGGTTCGGGCTGACCACCAGCGCGTCGTCGCCGCGATTGACCACGGTCTGGGTGAAGGCGAACAGCGCTTCGCGGGTGCCGTTGACCGGCAGCACGTTGCGCGCCGGATCTAGCCAGCCGGCCGGTACGCCGAAACGCCGCTCGCACCAGCCAGCAATGGATTCGCGCAGTGCCGGAATGCCCAACGTGCTCGGATAAACCGCCATCTGGTCCAGATTGTCGGCCAGTGCCTTGGCGACGAATTCCGGCGAACGATGTTTGGGTTCGCCGATGGACAGCGCGACCGGGAGCTTTTCCGGGTTGGGCGTCACGCTGCCAAGCAGCGCGCGCAGCTTCTCGAACGGGTAAGGCTGCAGCAGTTGCATCGCGTTATTCATTGGTTTGGTCTCAAGAGCAGGGCGCGCGGGTCGGTGAGCGCCATTGAATCGATTCATGAAGAAAGCGGATCAGATGCTGATGCGCCATTCGCCGCCGGGTTCCTGATCGACACTGAGTTGCTCGACGATTGCGTCCTGCAATTGGCTGCACAGCTGCGGATCGGATAACGGCTGGTTGTTTTCATCGGTGATAAAGAACACGTCTTCCACGCGTTCGCCCAAGGTGGCGATCTTGGCATTCTGCAATGACAGATCGAACTCCAGGAAGATCTTGCCGATGCGCGCCAGCAGGCCGGGCCGGTCGGGCGCAGAGAGTTCCAGGACCGTGACCGGACGCTGGGCGTCATTGTGGATAGTGACTTGCGGCGCAAAAGCAAAGTGCTTGAGCTGGCGCGGCACCCGGCGCTTGATGATCGTCGGGTAATCGTCCGGATTGCGCAGCGCGTCGGTCAGGCCGTCACGAATCTGTTTGATCCGCTCGGGATTGTTGCCAATCGAGCCGCCATCGTTGTCGAGCACGATATAGGTGTCGAGGGTGAACTTGCTGCTGGAGGTAATGACCCGCGCATCGTGAATGTTCAGGTTCAGCTGGTCCATCGCGGCCACGGTTACCGCGAAGAAGTCATGCTGGTCGGGCGCATAGATGAAGATTTGTGTGCCGCCTTCGAACTCGCGCTGGGTGGTTTCCTTGATCAGCACCAACGGGCCGCCATCGACCGGCTGTTGCAGGATCGCATCGCTGTGCCACGCCACATCCCCGGCGGTATGCCGCAGGAAATAGTCATCGCCCAATTGCGCCCAAAGCTGCTCGACGTCGTCCGGATCAGTGCCGCTGCGCACCAGAATATCCAGCGCGGCGCTTTGTGTGCGGCGGATCTGCTCTTCGCGGTCTACCGGATTTTCCAGGCCGCGACGCAGGGCGCGCTTGGTTTCGGTGTATAGCTGGCGCAACAGGCTGGCCCGCCAGGAATTCCACAGTGTCGGGTTGGTGGCGTTGATGTCAGCCACGGTCAGCACGTACAGGTAATCCAGATGAACTTCGTCACCCACGAGCTGAGCGAAATCATGGATCACCTGCGGATCGGACAAGTCCTTGCGCTGGGCGGTGGTGGACATCACCAGGTGGTGGCTCACCAGCCAGACAATCAACCGGCTGTCCCAGCTCGGCAACTGGTGACGCACGCAGAATGCCTCGGCATCCACCGCGCCCAGCTCCGAGTGGTCGCCGCCACGGCCTTTGCCGATGTCGTGATACAAACCGGCGAGATAAATCAGTTCCGGCTTGGGCAGTTTGCCCATGATCTTGCTGGCCAGCGGGAATTTCTCGGACACCTGCGTGTATTGCAGCTTACGCAGGTGCTTGATGAGGTTCAGGGTGTGCGCATCGACGGTGTAGATGTGGAACAGGTCGTGCTGCATTTGCCCGACGATATGGCCAAACTCCGGCAAATACAGGCCCAGAATGCCGTAGCGGTTCATCCGGCGCAGATTGCGATGAATGCCGATTTCGCACTTGAACAGCTCGATGAACAGGCTGGTGTTGCGAATATCGTGGCGGAAATCATCGTTGATCAGGTGCCGATGTTCGCGTAACAGCCGGATGGTATCGGCGCGTACGCCTTTGATTTCCGGATGTTGGGCCATCAGCACGAAGATTTCGATCATGGCGAACGGTGTGCGTTTGAACACATTAGGCCGGGTCGCTTCGATGTAGCCGTCATGCAGCTGGAAGCGCGAATTGAGCGGCTGGGTCACCGCGCCTTCGTCTTCGACCAGAATCACTTCTTCGAAATGCTGGATGATCAAATCGCTCAGCTCGGCGATGCTCATGACCACGCGGTAGTACTTCTGCATGAAGCGTTCGATGGCCAGCTTCGCGTCGCTGTCCTGATAACCCAGCAGGGCGGCGATGCTGCTCTGATAGTCGAACAGCAACCGATCTTCGGAACGGCCGGCCAGCATGTGCAGGGCGTAGCGAACCTTCCAGAGAAATTCCTGGGAGGCGGCCAGCAGGTTGTTCTCGCTTTCCAGCAGGAAGCCTTCGCCGGCCAGTGCGTGCAGATTGAGGGTGCCGTATTGGCGACGGGCAACCCACAGGATGGTCTGGATATCGCGCAGACCGCCGGGACCCCCTTTTACATTGGGCTCCAGGTTGTATTCGGTGTCGTTGTACTTGTGATGCCGGTTCTTCTGCTCGGCGCGTTTGGCGAGGAAAAACTCCTTGCTCGGCCACATTTGCGTCGGGCTGGTGACTTCCAGCATGCGCTGGCGCAGACGCTCCGGTCCGGCAATGGTGCGACTTTCCATCAGGTTGGTGATCACCGTCAGGTCGGCGCGGCCTTCCTGGGCGCATTCGTCGACCGAACGCACGCTCTGACCCACTTCCAGGCCGATGTCCCACAGCAACGTCAGAAAACGCTCGATGGGCTCGCGGAAGACTTCGTGATCGGCGCTGTCCAGCAGAATCAGCAGGTCGATGTCGGAATAAGGATGCAGCTCGCCGCGCCCGTAGCCGCCAACGGCCAGCAGGGCGATGTCGGCTTCTTCGCTCCAGTCGAAGTGATCCCAGGCCTGTTGCAGGATGTTATCGACAAACCAGGCCCGATCCTCGATCAGCCGGCGGATGTCGCGGCCGGACTTGAAGCGTGCGTCGAGCACTTCCCGCGCATTGCGGATGGCTTTCTTGAAGGCCGCAATAGGGCTCGCCTTCAAGGCCAGTTCGGCCTGGAACTGGCCGCGGTCGAACAAATCGGGATCCACCTGCGGCATGGAACTGCTTTCCTTTTATCTATATCGGGCGAGCCTGGGGACCAGAACGGAGATCCGGATCAGGCTGACGTTCGGGCAATGGTGTCGTCGCTGCGCAAGGTAAAGATTTCATAGCCATCGGCGGTGACCAGAATCGTGTGTTCCCACTGCGCGGACAATTTGCGGTCCTTGGTGATCGCAGTCCAGCCATCGCCCAGCAAGCGGGTTTCAGCACGGCCCTGGTTGATCATCGGCTCGATGGTGAACGTCATGCCTTCCTTCAGTTCCATGCCATCGCCGGCCTTGCCGTAGTGCAGAACCTGAGGTTCTTCATGGAAGACCTTGCCGATGCCGTGCCCGCAATATTCGCGCACCACAGAGAAACCGCTCTTCTCGGCGTGCTTCTGGATCACTTCGCCGATATCACCCAGACGGGTGCCGGGACGCACGATTTCGATGCCCTTATACAGGCATTCCTGAGTGATTTTTGACAGGCGCTCGGCCCATTCTGGCACTTTGCCAACATGGAACATCTTGCTGGTATCGCCGTGGTAGCCATCCTTGATGACCGTCACGTCGATGTTCAGCACGTCGCCGTTCTTCAGTGGCTTGTCATTGGGGATGCCGTGGCAGACCACGTGGTTGATCGAGGTGCAGATCGATTTTGGATAGCCCTTGTAGTTCAGGGGCGCAGGAATGGCTTTCTGCTCGTTAACGATAAAGTCATGGCAGATGCGATCCAGCTCTTCGGTTGTAACGCCAGGCTTGACGTAAGCACCGATCATTTCCAGGACGTCGGCAGCCAGGCGGCCGGCGATACGCATCTTTTCGATGTCTTCAGGGGTTTTGATGGTGACTGTCATACGAACTCTCTCGGCACGGCAAGCGTGCGGCTAATACGGAAAGCGGCGATTCTATCAGACCGTCGAAGACCGGGTGATCATGGCTTCCTTATATAGGGGCGCGAAGCCACTAATAAAAGTGTGTGAGAACAAGCGCTTGATCCGGGTTTCGTTATCTGAACTTTTATGATATAAAATGCGCCGCTTTCCGGGGTATGCCCCGCAAGCCCAAACCCACACACGTGTCGACACGATGACCTGGGTGCCTTCGGCTCGAAGCCGCTGGTTGGTCATTGGGATACGTGGAGGCCTAACCCGACTTATCAAGGAACTATCATGTCCCAAGTCAATATGCGCGATATGCTGAAGGCCGGTGTGCACTTCGGTCACCAAACCCGTTACTGGAACCCGAAAATGGGTAAATACATTTTCGGCGCGCGTAACAAGATCCACATTATCAACCTTGAAAAAACCCTGCCAATGTTCAACGAAGCTCTGACTTTCGTTGAGCGCCTGGCTTCGGGCAAAAACAAGATCCTGTTCGTCGGCACCAAGCGTTCGGCTGGCAAGATCGTTGCTGAAGAAGCGGCACGTTGCGGTTCGCCGTACGTCGATCACCGCTGGTTGGGCGGCATGCTCACCAACTTCAAAACCATCCGCCAGTCGATCAAGCGTCTGCGTGAGCTTGAAATCCAGGCTGAAGACGGCACGTTCGCCAAGCTGACCAAGAAAGAGGCGCTGATGCGCACTCGCGATCTGGAAAAGCTGGACCGTAGCCTTGGTGGTATCAAGGATATGGGCGGTCTGCCAGACGCACTGTTCGTTATCGACGTTGATCACGAGCGCATCGCAATCACCGAAGCCAACAAGCTGGGCATCCCTGTTATCGGCGTAGTCGATACCAACAGCAGCCCGGAAGGCGTTGACTACATCATCCCAGGCAACGATGACGCAATCCGCGCTATCCAGCTGTACATGGGTTCGATGGCTGATGCTGTGATCCGTGGTCGTAACAATGTTGCTGGCGGCACCGACGTTTTCGTCGAAGAAGCTCCAGCTGCAGCAGTGGTTGAAGGCTGAGTAACTAACGCCTGGCGTTGACTCAGTACGCAAAAAGGGGGCTTGGCCCCCTTTTTGCCACCTCGAAAACCATGTGTCGGCGTAGTCATGGCGCTGTTGTCATGTATGGCTGTCACCCTGTGTTTTCAAGAATTTTGTACGCCCGATCCGTCGGGTGGAATGGTTTAAGACCTATCCAAGAGGATTTTGAAATGGCAGAGATTACTGCAGCGTTGGTTAAAGAACTGCGCGAGCGTACCGGTGAAGGCATGATGGATTGCAAAAAGGCCTTGACCAAGGCTGGCGGCGACATCGAAAAAGCCATTGATGACATGCGTGCTTCCGGCGCGATCAAGGCAGCCAAAAAAGCAGGCAACGTTGCTGCTGAAGGTGCTATCGCAATCAAGGACGACGGCAAGGCTGCCGTTATCATCGAAGTCAACTCGCAGACCGACTTCCTGGCTCTGCAGGACGATTTCAAGGCATTCGTTGCTGCCAGCGTCGAGAAAGCCTTCACTGACAAGCTGACTGACGTCGCTCCGTTGATCGAAGCTCAGGAAGCTGCACGTCTGGTACTGGTCGGCAAGGTTGGCGAAAACGTCAACATCCGTCGTCTGGCCCGCATCGAAGGCGACGTTGTAGGTTCTTACCTGCACGGCAACAAGATCGGCGTAGTTGTGACCCTCAAAGGCGGCACCGTCGAGCTGGCTAAAGATATCGCCATGCACGTAGCGGCAAGCAACCCTGAGTTCCTGCTGCCTTCGGAAGTTTCGGCCGAAGCGATCGAGCGCGAAAAAGGCGTCTTCCTGCAACTGAACGAAGACAAGATCAAAGGCAAGCCAGCCGAAATCGTTGAGAAAATGGTTGGCGGCCGTATCACCAAGTTCCTGGCCGAAGCCAGCCTTGTTGAGCAAGCCTTCGTCAAAACTCCGGAAGTCAAGGTCGGTGAACTGGCCAAGAAAGCCGGCGCTGAAATCGTTTCCTTCACCTACTTCAAAGTAGGCGACGGCATCGAGAAGCCAGTTGATAACTTCGCTGACGAAGTTGCTGCACAATTGGCTGCTGCCAAGCAGTAAGACGTTTTTTCAACGTCGCCCCAAAGAGGCTGCCCGCTCACGCGCGCAGCCTCTTTGGCAAAGGCAAAAAGGAAAAGGTATTTGTTTTCCTTGGAGAAGTGGCTTACAAGGCTGCATTCTTCCGACGCTGTCGCAGCGTCAAGCTAGAGTTAGCGCAGGCTTAAAGTGCCGGCACAGATTTTTTTTTCAGAAAAACGCCGCAGGAGAGATTCGCAATGGCTCAGCAGGGCAGTGGTTATCAGGCTCGCTATAAACGCATTCTACTCAAGCTTAGCGGCGAGGCCCTCATGGGCTCGGAAGAGTTCGGCATCGATCCCAAGGTTCTGGATCGAATGGCGCTGGAAGTCGGCCAGCTGGTCGGCATCGGTGTTCAGGTCGGACTGGTGATTGGCGGTGGCAATCTGTTTCGCGGTGCGGCGCTGAGTGCTGCCGGTATGGATCGTGTTACCGGCGATCACATGGGCATGCTGGCCACTGTGATGAATGCCTTGGCCATGCGCGATGCGCTGGAGCGCGCCAATATCTCGGCTATCGTGATGTCGGCGATTTCCATGGTGGGCGTGACTGACCACTACGACCGTCGCAAGGCCATGCGTCACCTGAATGCCAAGGAAGTCGTCATCTTTGCCGCCGGTACTGGCAATCCGTTTTTCACCACCGATTCGGCCGCGTGCTTGCGTGCGATCGAAATCGATGCCGACGTCGTGCTCAAAGCGACCAAGGTTGATGGTGTCTACACCGCAGACCCGTTCAAAGACCCGCATGCAGAGAAGTTCGATCATCTGACTTACGATGAAGTGCTGGATCGCAAGTTGGGCGTGATGGATCTGACGGCTATTTGCCTGTGCCGCGACCACAAGATGCCATTGCGCGTCTTTAACATGAACAAGCCCGGCGCCTTGCTGAATATCGTCCATGGCGGCGCTGAGGGAACCCTGATCGAGGAAGGCCAACAATGATCAACGAAATCAAGAAAGACGCTCAAGAGCGCATGCAGAAATCCCTGGAATCCCTGGCGCACGCGTTCAGCCGGATTCGTACCGGTCAGGCGCACCCAAGTATTCTGGGTGGTGTGATGGTGCCGTATTACGGCGCAGACACCCCGCTGAACCAGGTTGCCAATGTCACCGTCAAAGACTCGCGTACCCTGCAGGTCGTCGCTTTCGAGCGCAACATGCTCGCGGCTGTCGACAAGGCGATCCAGAGTTCCGGCCTGGGTTTCAACCCGACCAACCTGGGTGAGTTGCTGCTGATTTCCATGCCGGCCCTGACTGAAGAAACCCGCAAGGGCTTCACCAAACAGGCTCGCGAAGCAGCAGAAGACGCTCGCGTTGCCGTGCGTAACATCCGTCGTGATGCCCTGAGCCAACTCAAGGATCTGGTCAAAGAAAAAGAAATCAGCGAAGACGAAGAGCGTCGCGGTGCTGATGACGTTCAGAAACTGACCGACAAATTCGTCGCTGAAATTGAAGTCGCCGTGAAGCAGAAAGAAGCTGACCTGATGGCTGTATAAGGTTCGGGGCTTTCATGGAAAAGACAAAACTGGCCGGGCCTTCATCGGTGCCGCGTCATGTAGCGATCATCATGGATGGGAACAATCGCTGGGCCAAGAAGCGCCTGCTGCCCGGTGTCGCCGGTCATAAAGCAGGCGTCGATGCTGTTCGTGCGGTGATTGAGGTGTGTGCCGAGGCCAAGGTCGAAGTGCTCACCCTTTTTGCGTTCTCCAGTGAGAACTGGCAGCGCCCGGCAGAAGAAGTCGGCGCGCTGATGGAGCTGTTTTTTACGGCCCTGCGCCGTGAGACCCGACGTCTGAATGACAACGCCATCAGCTTGCGGATCATCGGTGATCGCTCTCGATTCCACCCTGAATTGCAGGCCGCCATGCGCGAAGCGGAATTGAGCACGGCGGGCAATGATCGGTTTGTCCTGCAGATTGCTGCCAACTACGGCGGTCAGTGGGATATCGCCCAGGCTGCCCAGCGTCTCGCCCGTGAAGTCCAGGCCGGGCATCTGCAACCTGAAGACATAACGCCGGAGTTGCTGCAAACCTGTCTGGCAACCGGCGATCTGCCTCTGCCGGACTTGTGCATCCGCACCGGTGGCGAGCACCGCATCAGTAATTTTCTGCTTTGGCAGCTGGCTTACGCCGAGCTGTACTTCTCCGACCTGTTCTGGCCGGACTTCAAACACGATGCCATGCGCGCTGCGCTGGCCGATTTCGCTTCGCGCCAACGTCGCTTCGGTAAAACGAGCGAGCAGGTAGAAGCTGGAGCCCGGGCTTAATGCTGAAACAACGGATCATCACGGCACTGATTCTGCTGCCAATTGCACTATGTGGCTTTTTCCTCCTTGAGGGCGCTGGTTTCGCGTTGTTCATCGGTCTGGTGGTGGTGCTGGGTGCCTGGGAATGGGCGCGTCTGGCGGGTTTCCCTGCCCAGTCCGCACGAATTGCCTATGCCGTGGCCGTGGCCGCCTTGTTGTTAGTGCTCTATCTGGTGCCCGGCCTTGCGCCGTGGGTATTGGTCGCAGCTGTGATCTGGTGGGCAGTGGCGACTTACCTGGTGCTGACCTATCCCGCGTCCAGTACGCATTGGGCAAGTGCCGCCTGCAAACTGACGATCGGCCTGTTGATCCTGCTGCCTGCGTGGCAGGGGCTGGTGCTGATCAAGCAGTGGCCACTGGGCAATTGGCTGATCCTTGCGGTGATGGTTCTGGTCTGGGGCGCTGACATTGGCGCGTACTTTTCCGGCAAGGCGTTCGGCAAGCGCAAGCTCGCGCCGAAAGTCAGTCCCGGCAAAAGCTGGGAAGGCGTGTATGGCGGTTTGCTTACCTGTCTGGTGATTACCGCCATCGTCGGCGTGTTTCGCGGCTGGTCGGTATCGCAGTTCGTGCTGGGACTGCTTGGGGCAGCCATCGTCGTGTTCATTTCCGTGGTGGGCGATTTGACGGAAAGCATGTTCAAGCGCCAATCCGGCATCAAGGACAGCAGTAATCTGTTGCCCGGACATGGCGGCGTCCTTGATCGCATCGACAGCCTGACCGCTGCCATTCCTGTTTTCGCGGCGCTGCTGTGGGCTGCTGAGTGGGGCGTTCTGTGAGTGGTCCGCAACTGATTACCGTGCTTGGGGCGACCGGATCGGTCGGCCTGAGCACCCTCGACGTCATCGCACGGCACCCTGATCGTTATCAGGTGTTCGCGCTCACCGGCTTCAGTCGCACGAGCGAATTGCTGGCGTTGTGCTTACGGCATACGCCGCGCTTTGCCGTGTTGCCGACGCAGGACATCGCTCGCAAGCTGCAGGATGATCTGGCGGCTGCTGGCCTGGACACTCGCGTGTTGGTCGGCGAGCGTGGTCTCTGCGAAGTGGCAGCGCATCCGCAGGTCGATACCGTGCTGGCGGCGATTGTCGGCGCGGCGGGGCTGCGGCCGACGCTGGCGGCTGTCGAGGCAGGCAAGAAAGTCCTGCTGGCCAACAAGGAAGCGCTGGTGATGTCCGGTGCGCTGTTCATGCAGGCTGTGCGCCACAGCGGCGCGGTGCTGCTGCCCATCGACAGCGAACACAATGCGATCTTCCAGTGTCTGCCGGTGGATTACGCTCGTGGCCTTGGGCCGGTAGGCGTGCGGCGCATTCTGCTGACAGCTTCGGGCGGCCCGTTTCGCGAAACGCCACTGGCCGAGTTGCACGATGTTTCCCCAGAGCAGGCGTGCGCTCATCCGAATTGGTCGATGGGGCGTAAAATCTCCGTAGACTCGGCAAGCATGATGAACAAGGGTCTGGAATTGATCGAGGCGTGCTGGCTGTTTGATGCGCGTCCTGAACAGATCGAAGTGGTCATTCATCCGCAGAGCGTGATTCATTCGATGGTGGATTACGTCGATGGCTCGGTGATCGCCCAGCTGGGCAATCCTGACATGCGCACGCCAATCGCCCACGCCCTGGCGTGGCCAGGAAGAATCGACTCCGGCGTCGCGCCTCTGGACTTGTTCAGTATCGCGCGGCTGGATTTCCAGGCGCCGGACGAAAATCGCTTCCCTTGCCTGCGTCTGGCTCGACAGGCGGCGGAGGCCGGCGACAGCGCTCCGGCAATGCTCAACGCTGCCAACGAGGTCGCGGTAGCCGCATTTCTTGATCGGCGCATCCGCTATCCGGAGATCGCGAGTATGATCGATGAGGTTTTGAATCTTGAGCCGGTTATTGCGCTCGAAGATCTGGCCGCAGTATTTGAGGTTGACTCCAAAGCGCGCGTTCTGGCCGAGCAATGGCTCAGCCGCAACGAGCGATAACAGCACACGCAAGAAAGAAAGCCCGGGCTCAGGCGACGGCAACCGAAAATGCCCGCTGAGTCTGTGACTGGAGAAGATTGATGAGCGCGCTCTATATGATTGTTGGCACCCTGGTTGCGCTGGGCGTGCTGGTGACCTTTCACGAATTTGGCCACTTTTGGGTGGCTCGGCGTTGTGGCGTCAAGGTTTTACGTTTCTCCGTAGGTTTCGGGATGCCGCTGGTCAAGTGGCACGACCGCAAGGGCACCGAATATGTGATTGCGGCGATTCCCCTGGGTGGTTACGTGAAGATGCTCGACGAGCGCGAAGGCGATGTCCCGCCTGAGCTTGCCGATCAATCCTTCAACCGCAAGACGGTTTATCAGCGTATCGCCATCGTCATCGCCGGTCCGGTTGCCAATTTCCTGCTGGCCATTGTGTTTTTCTGGGCGTTGGCAATGTTGGGCAGCCAGCAGGTGCGGCCGATTATCGGTGCGGTCGAGCCCGGCAGCATCGCGCAAAAAGCCGGGCTGACTGCCGGTCAGGAAATTGTTGATGTAGATGGCGAGCCCACCAACGGCTGGTCAGCGGTCAATCTGCAACTGGTGCGTCGCCTGGGTGAGAGCGGCACCATTGCCCTCAAGGTGCGCGAGCAGGGGTCGACCATCGACTTGCCGCATCAGCTGGCGCTGGATAACTGGCTCAAAGGCGCTGACGAGCCTGATCCGATCAAATCCCTGGGGATTCGCCCATGGCGTCCGGCGCTGCCGCCGGTATTGGCCGAACTGGATCCGAAAGGCCCGGCGCAGGCCGCAGGTCTCAAGACCGGTGATCGGCTGCTGGCACTGGATGGTCAGCCGCTGACCGAGTGGCAGCAGGTTGTGGATCGGGTCCGCGAACGTCCCGACGCGAAGATT
This genomic window from Pseudomonas sp. G.S.17 contains:
- the tsf gene encoding translation elongation factor Ts — encoded protein: MAEITAALVKELRERTGEGMMDCKKALTKAGGDIEKAIDDMRASGAIKAAKKAGNVAAEGAIAIKDDGKAAVIIEVNSQTDFLALQDDFKAFVAASVEKAFTDKLTDVAPLIEAQEAARLVLVGKVGENVNIRRLARIEGDVVGSYLHGNKIGVVVTLKGGTVELAKDIAMHVAASNPEFLLPSEVSAEAIEREKGVFLQLNEDKIKGKPAEIVEKMVGGRITKFLAEASLVEQAFVKTPEVKVGELAKKAGAEIVSFTYFKVGDGIEKPVDNFADEVAAQLAAAKQ
- the pyrH gene encoding UMP kinase: MAQQGSGYQARYKRILLKLSGEALMGSEEFGIDPKVLDRMALEVGQLVGIGVQVGLVIGGGNLFRGAALSAAGMDRVTGDHMGMLATVMNALAMRDALERANISAIVMSAISMVGVTDHYDRRKAMRHLNAKEVVIFAAGTGNPFFTTDSAACLRAIEIDADVVLKATKVDGVYTADPFKDPHAEKFDHLTYDEVLDRKLGVMDLTAICLCRDHKMPLRVFNMNKPGALLNIVHGGAEGTLIEEGQQ
- the frr gene encoding ribosome recycling factor yields the protein MINEIKKDAQERMQKSLESLAHAFSRIRTGQAHPSILGGVMVPYYGADTPLNQVANVTVKDSRTLQVVAFERNMLAAVDKAIQSSGLGFNPTNLGELLLISMPALTEETRKGFTKQAREAAEDARVAVRNIRRDALSQLKDLVKEKEISEDEERRGADDVQKLTDKFVAEIEVAVKQKEADLMAV
- the uppS gene encoding polyprenyl diphosphate synthase produces the protein MEKTKLAGPSSVPRHVAIIMDGNNRWAKKRLLPGVAGHKAGVDAVRAVIEVCAEAKVEVLTLFAFSSENWQRPAEEVGALMELFFTALRRETRRLNDNAISLRIIGDRSRFHPELQAAMREAELSTAGNDRFVLQIAANYGGQWDIAQAAQRLAREVQAGHLQPEDITPELLQTCLATGDLPLPDLCIRTGGEHRISNFLLWQLAYAELYFSDLFWPDFKHDAMRAALADFASRQRRFGKTSEQVEAGARA
- a CDS encoding phosphatidate cytidylyltransferase, encoding MLKQRIITALILLPIALCGFFLLEGAGFALFIGLVVVLGAWEWARLAGFPAQSARIAYAVAVAALLLVLYLVPGLAPWVLVAAVIWWAVATYLVLTYPASSTHWASAACKLTIGLLILLPAWQGLVLIKQWPLGNWLILAVMVLVWGADIGAYFSGKAFGKRKLAPKVSPGKSWEGVYGGLLTCLVITAIVGVFRGWSVSQFVLGLLGAAIVVFISVVGDLTESMFKRQSGIKDSSNLLPGHGGVLDRIDSLTAAIPVFAALLWAAEWGVL
- the ispC gene encoding 1-deoxy-D-xylulose-5-phosphate reductoisomerase is translated as MSGPQLITVLGATGSVGLSTLDVIARHPDRYQVFALTGFSRTSELLALCLRHTPRFAVLPTQDIARKLQDDLAAAGLDTRVLVGERGLCEVAAHPQVDTVLAAIVGAAGLRPTLAAVEAGKKVLLANKEALVMSGALFMQAVRHSGAVLLPIDSEHNAIFQCLPVDYARGLGPVGVRRILLTASGGPFRETPLAELHDVSPEQACAHPNWSMGRKISVDSASMMNKGLELIEACWLFDARPEQIEVVIHPQSVIHSMVDYVDGSVIAQLGNPDMRTPIAHALAWPGRIDSGVAPLDLFSIARLDFQAPDENRFPCLRLARQAAEAGDSAPAMLNAANEVAVAAFLDRRIRYPEIASMIDEVLNLEPVIALEDLAAVFEVDSKARVLAEQWLSRNER